GACTCGTGCGGCAGGGTGGGGGCGGGAACGTGCACGCCGCCGGGTGACACCTCCCAGTCCGCCGGCCGCAGCCCGGCCAGGCCGGGGGTGCGGGAGCCCGCCACCAGCAGCCCGCGCGGACCTGGCTGTACGTCATAGGCCGGTCCGCCGGGTTTCAGAGTGACCTCCCCGGGGGTTCGGGCCGTGGCGACCAGCAGGCCGCTGGAGGTGGGGGAGAGGTCATACCCCGGGCCGCCCGGAGTGAGGCGGATGCTCGGTCCCGCGGTGACGGGGTCGGCTCCGCCGACGAGCTCGAGGGTGCGGCCGGGTGCGGGCACCTCGATCGACGGCCGAAGGCCCGTTGCCGGCGGGAACTCGGTGACCGTGGACCGGGTCGCACCGAAGCGGCCGGCGCCCCATTCGCCGAGCGCCGATGCTCCTCCAGAGATGGCTCCGCTCAGACCGACATCGAGCAGGGTGTCCGGTCCCAGGGGCTTCCCCTCGAAGGCGAGAGCGCTGAGGTCGCTGCCGAACGCGGCCGAGGCGCCGGCGGTGCCGCTGATCGCCCCGGCCGCCATGACCGGGTGCGCCTCCTGGAACGCCGAGAACCCCGGGATCCTGCCCGCGACGGGACCGGCGAGGATGAGCATGTCGGCGCCGAGCAGGGCGTGGGCGAGGTCGGCCGGGCCCCAGCCGTCCCAGAAGTCGAGATGGTTGGGGTTGTGGACCATCTTCTCGACGCCGGTGGCGACGAGGCTGATGCCGAAGTTGATCACCCACTTTCCGAAGGTGCCGCCGAGCACGGTCTCGAGGAACGCCACCAGTGCGCTCGCCTGTTCCACCTCCGCGGCCGCCGCTCCGGCGGCGGCGACGTCCGAGAAGCCCAGGGTGACGATGCTGAAGCCGATGCCGACGGCGGCGGTCACTCCCAGCGCCAGGTAGAGCTCGTGCAGCTGATCGTTGGTGCTCTTGATCTGGGCGGCGAGCTCGTCGAGCTGTCGGGCGACCGCCTCGCACTGGGCCGCGCTGTCTCCCAGCGAGGTGCCGAGGCGAGCGGCCCATCCCTGGAATGCGTCGCTCGCCCCGCCTGCCCAGGCGGCGCGCACCCCGTGCACCCGCTGCCCGAGGTCGCGCTCGGCGGCGCGCAGGTCACTCGCCACCGCTCTCCACGCGGCTGCCGCGTGCTGGAGGATCTCGGGGTGACCTCCGGGGTTCCAGAGGTTGAACTCCCGGTGGATCTTCGGGGCTGGCGGCGGGGGCGGGGGTGGGCTCGGTGGCGGGCTCAACGGTCAGCCCCTGCCGACGCCGGAATGGTCGGCGCGCTCGTAGTTGGCTGCCCCCTGGCGGAGGTTGGTGGCGGCGTCCTGCAGCAGCGTCTCCAGCTGGGCGAGGCCGCTGAGCGCGCTGGTGACCGCCTGCTGGTACTGGTTGTACACCTCGTTCGAGGGGCCGACGACGCCGAATGCCCTGTCGACCAGCCGGGCCGGACCGCCGAACCGGGCGGTGGACGAACGGACGGCCTCGGCCTGGGCTTCGAATCCGCCGGCCAGGCTGCGCAGCGCCGCGGGGTCGACGTGGAAGCCCGGATCAGTGGCCATGGCTGAGCGCGGTCTGGACCACGCCTCCCACCGCCGTCCCCAGGGCGAGCACGGTGGCCACCCCCACCCCGGCGACGAGGCGGGAGAGCGCCGGCGGGGCCATCGCCCGCGCCGCCTGCGAGCCCTCGCAGAGGGCTCCGAGGAGCCGGCGACGGCGCAACCGCCCGGCCTCGATGATGTCGTCGTCGCTCAGCATCTCAGCCCCACATCGCGGCGTTGCTCGACTCGGCGAGCTGGTAGTTGTCGTTCGCGGTGCGCACCGCGCGGGCCATCTCCCGCAGCACCAGGTTGAGATCGCCGAGGGCGCCGTCCCAGCGCTGCTGCTTCGCCTGGTAGTCGGCGGAGGCGACGCCCTCCCAGCTGGCCACCAGCGGGGCGAGGTAGGCGCGGAGGTCGGCGAGCTGCTGGTCGATCTGGTTGGCGATGGCGTCGACGTCGGCCGCCGCCTCGGCGAGCGAGCCGAAGGTCACCAGGACGTGTCCCTGGTCGGGCATGTCGTCTCTCCCTCAGAGGGCGTCAGCCGAGCCGGCCGGTGACCCCGGCGAAGCCCTGCTGGTTGTTCTCGTCGGCTCCCGCGTAGTTGCGGTGGGTCTGGAGCAGACCGTCACCGATCTCGCGGAGGACGGTGTTCAGCGCCGACGCGTCGTCGTGCCAGCGCTGCTTGAGGACCTGGAAGCTCCCCGCCGCGGCTCCCTGCCAGGTGCCGGCCAGCGGCTCGAGCCGCGCCAGGAGGGTGCTCAGCTGCCCCTGGATGGCGGCGTTCACGTCGTGGACGTGGGTGGCCGCGACCTGCATGGTGGGGAGCTCGGTGCGGAAGCGCCCGCCTCCGCCGGTGCCCTGTGTCATTCGCCGTCCTCCTGGTGCGGGGCGGATCGCCCTTCCCAATGACGCCGGGAGGGCCGCCTTCCTACGGCCTCGGGGACGGCTTCGCGCGGTCTTAAGCGCTTCTTCGCCGGCGGGTGAGGCTCACCTCCCGGAGGTGGTGAGGGTGCATGCGAGACTCCTGAGCTCAGCCGGTGGGGGACAGCAGGTCGCGGAGGGTGGCGGAGTCGGTGAGCACCGCGTCCCCGGAGAAGCGGAGACCGGCGACCGAGCGCTCCGCGGCCTCCCGGTGGCCCGCGCCGCAGGCGTCCGTGACCACCACAGGGATGTAGCCGAGGTCGGCGGCGTGCCGCACGGTCGGCTCGATGCCGATCTCCATGGCGACGCCGACGACGACCACGGTGGTGATCCCGCAGTCGCGCAGCGCGATGTCCAGCCACGTGCCCTCGAACGCGGACATCGTGATCTTGTCGAACACCGCCTCCCGGTCCAGCGGCGCCACCTCGGGCGTGATCTCCAGCCCCGGCGATCCGCGGAGGAACCAGGGCCGCACCTCGTCGACCGTCGACACCCGCTGCCAGGCCATGGCCATCCGCAACTGGGAGACGCCCATGATCTCCTTCGGCAGCGACAGGTGGCGCGAGAAGAGCACCCGGACGCCCGCCCCCCGGGCGGCCTCGAGCACCCGCAGCACCGCGGTGGTCACCGCCGCGGCGCCGGCGATCTGGCTCACCACGCCGACCTGCATGTCGTAGACGAGCAGCGCCGTCCGCGCCGGATCGCAGATCTCCTCCAGGGACTGCGGGATGCTCAGCCCGTACGCCGTCTCCACGCCCTCGCTCCTCCTCGGTGGCCGGAACCGGCCCGCCTGGGCTACGCTACGGCGACGATGTCTGAGCGTCAAGCCACTCTGTCTCAACACCAAGATATGTTCCCAGGCCCGGCGGCGACCTGCTGCGTGCCCGGCGAGGACCACGTCGCCCGGGTCCGCGCCCAGTGGGCGCGCGAGGCGCCCGGGCTCGACACCTCACCGATGGCGGTGGTGGCCCGGGTCGGCCGTGCCCATGCCTACATGGACCACGCGCTGGAGGCGACGTTCGCCCGCCACGGGCTCACCCGCGGCACCTGGGACGTGCTCGCCGCGCTGCGCCGCCAGGGTGCGCCCCACCGGCTGTCGCCGACCGAGCTGTACCGGCAGCTGATGCGCACCTCGGGTGCGATGACCCACCGCCTCGCGCAGCT
Above is a window of Candidatus Dormiibacterota bacterium DNA encoding:
- a CDS encoding type VII secretion target, with translation MATDPGFHVDPAALRSLAGGFEAQAEAVRSSTARFGGPARLVDRAFGVVGPSNEVYNQYQQAVTSALSGLAQLETLLQDAATNLRQGAANYERADHSGVGRG
- a CDS encoding WXG100 family type VII secretion target, yielding MTQGTGGGGRFRTELPTMQVAATHVHDVNAAIQGQLSTLLARLEPLAGTWQGAAAGSFQVLKQRWHDDASALNTVLREIGDGLLQTHRNYAGADENNQQGFAGVTGRLG
- a CDS encoding WXG100 family type VII secretion target; amino-acid sequence: MPDQGHVLVTFGSLAEAAADVDAIANQIDQQLADLRAYLAPLVASWEGVASADYQAKQQRWDGALGDLNLVLREMARAVRTANDNYQLAESSNAAMWG
- a CDS encoding LysM peptidoglycan-binding domain-containing protein, whose protein sequence is MSPPPSPPPPPPPAPKIHREFNLWNPGGHPEILQHAAAAWRAVASDLRAAERDLGQRVHGVRAAWAGGASDAFQGWAARLGTSLGDSAAQCEAVARQLDELAAQIKSTNDQLHELYLALGVTAAVGIGFSIVTLGFSDVAAAGAAAAEVEQASALVAFLETVLGGTFGKWVINFGISLVATGVEKMVHNPNHLDFWDGWGPADLAHALLGADMLILAGPVAGRIPGFSAFQEAHPVMAAGAISGTAGASAAFGSDLSALAFEGKPLGPDTLLDVGLSGAISGGASALGEWGAGRFGATRSTVTEFPPATGLRPSIEVPAPGRTLELVGGADPVTAGPSIRLTPGGPGYDLSPTSSGLLVATARTPGEVTLKPGGPAYDVQPGPRGLLVAGSRTPGLAGLRPADWEVSPGGVHVPAPTLPHESGLVIPADPGVTQRQVVAGNTWQQSPRNLRSGTFKLPVKSFAGATNGWTASAATATPGSTPLPVVTTPGAPPPAPAPPPPPPQVIGGGTYTVRPGDSLWHVAQRTYGDGDLWQVLYRANPQVGANPSLIHPGQVLVVPSIAQPAP
- a CDS encoding MarR family transcriptional regulator, whose protein sequence is MFPGPAATCCVPGEDHVARVRAQWAREAPGLDTSPMAVVARVGRAHAYMDHALEATFARHGLTRGTWDVLAALRRQGAPHRLSPTELYRQLMRTSGAMTHRLAQLERAELIRRVPDPDDGRGLLVALTRRGRTLVESVGPAHMANERALLRGLTTDEQEQLAGLLGKLLRSLELERPTPPPRSPGGGSDPE
- a CDS encoding cysteine hydrolase; this encodes METAYGLSIPQSLEEICDPARTALLVYDMQVGVVSQIAGAAAVTTAVLRVLEAARGAGVRVLFSRHLSLPKEIMGVSQLRMAMAWQRVSTVDEVRPWFLRGSPGLEITPEVAPLDREAVFDKITMSAFEGTWLDIALRDCGITTVVVVGVAMEIGIEPTVRHAADLGYIPVVVTDACGAGHREAAERSVAGLRFSGDAVLTDSATLRDLLSPTG